In Candidatus Dadabacteria bacterium, the DNA window TCGACACGGCTTGCGAATGGGGTCTGCCAAGCCCGTTCGGTGAGCCACTCTGTAGCTTTAAGTGCGAGAGCCGACGTGGCGTCCCGGTCCTCCGGCACGATGGCGAAAAAGACGTTGTCGCTCTTGCCGTACATGTCCTCCATCTCCTGGTACTCCAGAAGCTGAGGATTGTTTTTGGAAAAGTAGACGCGGTGGTCGGTCGAAAATTCAAGCAACAACGTGCCGCTTGTTGCAATCCCGGTCAAGACAATGGCGGCGACTATGATCGGCCACCGGTGCATGATGGCCCAGTTACCCAGCTGCGACTCTATCTCTCTCAGCAATTTCATTATTGCCAAAACAGGGAATTTGACTTGCGCCCAGGACTAAGGGTCACGTCCCCTCTTTCTGGGTAATGGGATGTAGGAATGGTCGACGACATAGGTGTTCCACCGTTTTTTATGGGCCTGATGAATCCAACTTACGGAAACTCTCCGTTCGTTGCCTAGTGTGCTCGCCCAATTTCAGCTGCAGTCACTCCGGCGGACGGCAAACCGGACTGGGCAGTCAAGAAATTCTCTACCGTATCCGCTTTAGCGCTGTCTTGGTAAAGTCCTTGGCGTCGAGGTCGGTCCCGAACTTGTAGTCTGACCATAGCAGCACGGTACTCTTGCCCGTCAGAAGGTTTGTCATCGTTACAGTGCTGCTCCGCCAAAATCGATCAAGGTATTTTGCATAGCCCTCCACGACCATCGTCTTGAGGTGCTCATCCCTGCGGTCGAAGTAGTGGACCTGAATTGTTCGAAGTTCCTCGCGGTCGAGCCAAACCACCTGGCGTGAGTACCCGGAATCCTGGCTTTTCGGGATACGCTCCAGAACCAGGCACTTGAGATCACCGCAGGGCTCTTCGCGGATGAACCGGTGAGTAAATTTCCCGACCTCAACCGCTCCCATGTCCTCGTAGGAGAATTCGCTACCCATGAAAGAGCCGGATTGTTTCGAAGCGCTGATGCCTTTCACCCGCTTAAGGGCGGGAAGATAGAGCCACTGTTTGTCCGGGCCGGTCTTGTGGGCGTGGACGAGAAAGGCGGTTCCTTTGACATCCCGCGGGTGGTCAAATACAAACAAGGTTCGATCGCCGTCCTCCTGGGCTTCCATGACCTTGAGGCGGAGTGAGCGCTGGGTTTCTTTCCCCTGTTTGTTACGTAGCGTCATGGTCAGGCTTGCGGTAAAATTACCGAAACCCTTCTGGCGCTCCCGGGATTCGGTCGCAATTCTGAGACCTGCCTCCTCAGCGGTACCGCTAAGGAGATCTGAATACGACTCAGCTGGCCAGAAACAAATTGCAAGAAAGCTCCCAAGTACCGCAAGTATTACGCGTGGGATTGAAAACCGAATCATTGGTTCCTCCTGCTAATGGATATAAACAAAACCGGAGATATAGTCAAATCTGGTGTATTGGGGCATGGCCAGGCGAGGCACTGGTTCCTGATTTCACCTCGATTCCATTTTTGAATCTCACTCCAGATTATTACTTAATCAGATTCGCTTAGTTTTCTCCAGTTATTTTTCGCGCACATCCCCAGCTTAAATATCACGTGCAGCAACCCTGAGAACTCAGGCATTTTTTGCCTTTCCCGATCCCGAGCCTTGTCGTCCCGAAGGCAGACTCAATCGGATTCGTTGTCCCCGCGCTTCTTCAATGTTTGTCGGGGAAGTCATAGAATGCCTTCAGTCCATTCCTGTCTTTCTCAAGACACCGTGTTGCGTTCGGACCCTGATCCGACTCAGAAACTGTAGGCCAGATTGATCTTTACGTAGCTGTCGCGCCGCACATAGTATATGAAGTCCTCTTCGTCGATATCCAGGAAAGCTGAGGTCTCAATATGCAGCAACCAGTTGTCCGAAGAAAGGCGGCGCTTGAACTCGCCTGCGACGACGCGACTGCTTTTGTTTAGGGAGCCCAAAACGCTGAGGACAAATTCGGTGCTCTGCGGATCGTTCAATCCGAGACGCGCGGCAATGAACACGTCGTTCTCGAATGCATTGGTTGCCCAGCGGCCACGCCCATCGTAAGCCCATTCGGCAAACAGGACTAGGTCAGAGTTCGAACCCAATATGGAATAGAGCGTGTACTCGCTACCCAGGATAAAAGCTATGTAGTCCTCTTCCTCTAAAGTATTGAGGTGTTGAATGTACCTGCTGTTCCTTGCGCCGGCGCGGTAGATTCCTTCCAGCTTGAGCAGCAGGGAACCCCTTGTAAGCTGGGCATCCACACCGAATTGGCGAATCTTCTCGTAATGCGGAGCCAGAACCAGTCCAGAGTCGAGAAATATCGGCAAAAGGGTGGGCTCTCGGTTCGTACCGTTGAACAGGCTGAGACCAATCTCGAGCGGTCCTAATGAGCCGCTGTACCGGCTGGCAAGATCAATATGCCACTTTTTCGCGCCGGA includes these proteins:
- a CDS encoding outer membrane lipoprotein-sorting protein, producing the protein MIRFSIPRVILAVLGSFLAICFWPAESYSDLLSGTAEEAGLRIATESRERQKGFGNFTASLTMTLRNKQGKETQRSLRLKVMEAQEDGDRTLFVFDHPRDVKGTAFLVHAHKTGPDKQWLYLPALKRVKGISASKQSGSFMGSEFSYEDMGAVEVGKFTHRFIREEPCGDLKCLVLERIPKSQDSGYSRQVVWLDREELRTIQVHYFDRRDEHLKTMVVEGYAKYLDRFWRSSTVTMTNLLTGKSTVLLWSDYKFGTDLDAKDFTKTALKRIR